Sequence from the Nocardia brasiliensis genome:
CGTCTTCGGTCAGGTGTAGGGGGAGTGCGGCGATCGCGTCGTCCAGGTGTTGCGTTTTGGTGGCGCCGAGGATCGGGGCGGTGATGCCGGGCTTGCCGAGGAGCCAGGCGAGGGCGATCTGGGCGGGTGGGAGGTCGCGGGCGGCGGCGACCTCGCGTACCGCGTCGACTACGTCGAAGTCGTTGTCGGTGTACATGTTCGCGGCGATGTGGTCGGAGCTGGAGCGGTCGGTGGTGCGGCGGCCGCCGCGTTCGCGCGAGCCGCCGAGCACCCACGCCCACGACGCGGGATCCCCGTAACTCATCATCCCCAGGCAGATCCGCGACACGGTGAGGCCGGTGTTGCCGAGCCACCACGTCGATCGTGGTGTCCGAGCCGGTGCCGCGCCGTCCGCTACCTATCCCGGTGCGGCACAAGCCATAGCGAGCGCGCCCCCGGGCACCTGCCCTCGGGGAGGTTATGCGCGTGCGGTGCCGACGAGCCCGTTCTCGGGACGCGGCCATGGCTGGTTGGGGTTCTCGCGGATGTGCTCGGTGGCGCGCGCGATCGCTTGGCTGTAGCGCGAATTCGCGGCGTCGTGGGTGAGCAGGGCGACGCCGATCATCACCGGCGCGACGGCGTGCACGCCCGCGTCGAACCAGCGGCCGTCGCGCACGTGCGGGTAGGTGTTGAGCCCCACGGTCAGCGCGAGCAACGCGACCTCGGCGGCGACGACCTGCACCCGGCTGTCGAGCACGCCCCACTCGGTGATCTTGGTGGTGCCCACCATGATGATCACCAGACACACGCTGATCATCGCCTCGACCAGGTAGCTGAACCAGTAGAGGGGATCGCTCGCGCCGTCGGGTGCGATGTTGTGCTGCACGTTGACCGCCGACCACAGCATGCCCGCGATCACCACGCCGGCCAGCGCGCGCAGCGACCACGTGCGGTGCCGATACAGCGACGCCAGCTGCGCGTGCGGGCTGGATTCGCGGCGCTGCGCGGCGATCGCCTTGCGTGCCATCAGCAGATCGCGGATGTCGGCCTTGTCGATCGCCTCCTTGGTCTGCCTGGCGCGGTCGGCCGCGGCGGACACCGCCTGGGCGTACTTCCACCGCTGTCCGCGCTCCTGCGTACGGATGCGTTCGGCGAGCTCACGCTCGGCCTCTAGCTCGTCCTCGGCCAGGACGTCGGTCAGCGCGGGATCGAACTGGTAGGCCAGCCGACCGCGGGCCCGCTCGACCCGCCTGGCCAGCTGTGCGACTTCGTCGATGGGGTGTTCGTCGGGCATGCGGCTCCAAAAGTGGATGTGCTGAACGGAACTCGACAAATAGCAAGACGCCGGGCAGCCCGCTCACCGGGAGCTGGGTCTCAGCTCGATGAGAGGGTATCGGACGAGCGGCATCGATACCCACTCTTCCTAGTCGATTCCGCGCGCCAACGACACGCCACGCGGCCGATCGCACCGAAAAACGCGGCGCGTCACTCCGGTTCGATGGCCATGTCGGATTGGCTCCAGAAGGCGCGCATGCGCAAGATCTTGCCGGATTCGTCGAATTCCATGAAGTCGATCGGCGACATCGTGAAGCGCTGGCCGCCCGCGCGCGTGACGATCGTGAACTGGAAGGCCACCTCGTTGCCCGCGACGCGCACCGAGTCGGCGCGCAGTTCGGTCTCGCGGTCGAGGGGGGCGAGGATGTCGTAGAACTCGCGAATGGCTTCGTGGCCGTGCCGGACCGCGGACCCGACCGGGTCTTCGACGGTCGCCTCCGGCGCGTAGAGCTCGACGATGGCCTCGGTCGGTCCCGACCCGACCAACTCGACGTACTTGGTCACGACGGCACGGATCTGCTCGGACATCAGGACTCCCGCGGAATTGGAACGTGTTCTAATTCCGGCAGCGTAGCAGTACGTCCGCGCGGAGGAAACGGCGACGGGCGGGATCGTCGCGCATCCCGCCCGTCGCCGGTCGCTTCCCGCTATTCGGCGGCCGCCAAGCCTGTGCGCAGGTCGGCGAGGATGTCGTCGATGCCCTCGATGCCCACCGCGAGCCGGACCAGCCCCGGGGTGACGCCGGAGCTGAGCTGTTCGTCCGGGGTCAGCTGGGAGTGCGTGGTCGAGGCCGGGTGGATGACCAGCGAGCGCACGTCACCGATGTTGGCGACGTGGCTGTGCAGGGTCAGTGCCTCGACGAACCGCTTGCCCGCGTCCACGCCGCCGGCGAGTTCGAACCCGATCACCGCGCCCGCGCCGCGCGGCGCCAGCGTCTTCCCGCGTTCGTACCACGGCGAGGACGGCAGGCCCGCGTAGGACACCGACGTGACTTCCGGCCTGCTGCTGAGGAATTCGGCGACCTGATGGGCGTTGCTCACGTGCCGCTCGATACGCAGGCTCAGCGTCTCCAGACCCTGGCTGATCAGGAACGCGTTGAACGGCGAGACCGCGGCACCGAGGTCGCGCAGCAGTTGCACGCGTGCTTTGAGTGCGAACGCGGGTGCGCCGAGGTCGGCGAAGACCGCGCCGTGGTAGCTCGGGTCGGGTGTGGTGAAGCCGGGGAAGCGGGACTGTCCTTGCGCGTCGGTGACGGTCCAGTCGAAGGTGCCGCCGTCGACGATGACACCGGCGATGGCCGCGCCGTGTCCGCCGAGGTATTTGGTCGCCGAGTGCACCACGATGTCGGCGCCGTGCGCCAAGGGCTGGATCAAATACGGTGTGGCGACGGTGTTGTCGACGATGAGCGGAATGCCCGCGGCGTGCGCCACCTCGGCGATGCCGGGGATGTCGAAGATGTGATTCTGCGGGTTGGAGATGGTTTCGCCGTAGAACGCCTTGGTGTTCGGGCGGATCGCCGCGCGCCACTGGTCCAGGTCGTCGGGGTCCTCGACGAAGGACACCTCGATGCCGAGCTTGGGCAGCGTGTAGTGGAACAGATTGTAGGTGCCGCCGTACAGGCGCGGGCTGGACACCAGATGATCGCCCGCGCCCGCGAGGTTGAGGATCGCCAGCGTCTCCGCCGCCTGCCCGGACGAGAGCAGCAGCGCCGCAACGCCGCCCTCGAGGGCCGCGATGCGCTGCTCCACCGCGTCCTGGGTGGGGTTCATGATCCGGGTGTAGATGTTGCCGGGTTCGGCCAGGCCGAACAGCGCTGCGGCGTGGTCGGTGTCGCGGAAGGTGTAGGAGGTGGTCTGGTAGATCGGCAGCGCGCGGGCGCTGGTCGTGCCGTCGGGGACCTGGCCGACGTGGACCTGCTTGGTCTCGAAACTCCACGTTGCGGACGGGTCGGGCGACACGGTGGACTCGGTCATCGGTGCTCCTGGACGGGTTGCGGCGGCTAGTTGGTGATCAGGGTGGTTTCGACCGGTGTGGTCGCGGTGCTCAGATCGAGCACCGGGCAGTGCGCGTCGACCGCGGACTGGAGTTCGG
This genomic interval carries:
- a CDS encoding aldo/keto reductase; translation: MSYGDPASWAWVLGGSRERGGRRTTDRSSSDHIAANMYTDNDFDVVDAVREVAAARDLPPAQIALAWLLGKPGITAPILGATKTQHLDDAIAALPLHLTEDEITTLESPYRPHPTLGHD
- a CDS encoding nuclear transport factor 2 family protein, which translates into the protein MSEQIRAVVTKYVELVGSGPTEAIVELYAPEATVEDPVGSAVRHGHEAIREFYDILAPLDRETELRADSVRVAGNEVAFQFTIVTRAGGQRFTMSPIDFMEFDESGKILRMRAFWSQSDMAIEPE
- a CDS encoding bifunctional o-acetylhomoserine/o-acetylserine sulfhydrylase gives rise to the protein MTESTVSPDPSATWSFETKQVHVGQVPDGTTSARALPIYQTTSYTFRDTDHAAALFGLAEPGNIYTRIMNPTQDAVEQRIAALEGGVAALLLSSGQAAETLAILNLAGAGDHLVSSPRLYGGTYNLFHYTLPKLGIEVSFVEDPDDLDQWRAAIRPNTKAFYGETISNPQNHIFDIPGIAEVAHAAGIPLIVDNTVATPYLIQPLAHGADIVVHSATKYLGGHGAAIAGVIVDGGTFDWTVTDAQGQSRFPGFTTPDPSYHGAVFADLGAPAFALKARVQLLRDLGAAVSPFNAFLISQGLETLSLRIERHVSNAHQVAEFLSSRPEVTSVSYAGLPSSPWYERGKTLAPRGAGAVIGFELAGGVDAGKRFVEALTLHSHVANIGDVRSLVIHPASTTHSQLTPDEQLSSGVTPGLVRLAVGIEGIDDILADLRTGLAAAE